Genomic segment of Paenibacillaceae bacterium GAS479:
ATGCTCCTCCCAACTCTTTTAAAAATGCGTCAATCTGTCACCTATTTCCGTACCCTATATTAACGCTGTTGCACCACATTTAGATCAGTCTTTACCTATCTCAGCACAAAACAGGTCTATTGAACAAGGCAAAAGGCCCCTTTTCCAAAATGTACATCCACTGCCAGTACTAGAAGGTCACGAGTAGCCATATATCCGATACATAGGACCAGGAGGTGTTTTGGACTATGGACATTCCAATATTTATTGTCTCCGGTTTTTTGGGGAGCGGCAAAACGACGCTCCTGCTCCGGCTGCTGGAGGAATCCGCGAGACGGGGAATCGGGGCCGCTTTGCTTATGAATGAGCTTGGAAAAGCGGATGTTGATGGAAGCATGGTCGCAGAGCAGCTCCGACTTCCCGTGGAAAAGCTGTTGGACGGCTGCATTTGCTGCACCAAAAAAAGCGAAGTGGAAACCAGTCTTCTGCGACTGGCAGCTGGCAAGCCTGATGTGCTGTTCCTTGAGCTTACAGGCGTCGCCGACCCGGCAGAGCTCAGAGGGTTGCTGAGGCCGGGAAGCCGGGCTGCCGCAGCTGGGCTGCAGCTTGCTGCGGTGCTGAACGTCGTTGATGTAGGAACCTTTTCCGCTTTTAACAGCCGCTTCAGCTCGGACCGCGAGCTGGTTCGTACGCTGCGGGGCCAGGTTGCGGCTGCCGATCTCATTTTGCTCAACAAAGCCGACACCGCTGATTCGGCCACAATCCTCAAAGTTCGCCGAGCCATTCGTAAGCAGAACAACTCAGCGGCTTTGCTGGAAACGATCCGCTGCAACATCG
This window contains:
- a CDS encoding GTPase, G3E family produces the protein MDIPIFIVSGFLGSGKTTLLLRLLEESARRGIGAALLMNELGKADVDGSMVAEQLRLPVEKLLDGCICCTKKSEVETSLLRLAAGKPDVLFLELTGVADPAELRGLLRPGSRAAAAGLQLAAVLNVVDVGTFSAFNSRFSSDRELVRTLRGQVAAADLILLNKADTADSATILKVRRAIRKQNNSAALLETIRCNIDVRSLLHGVHPQAATSSMCASEQTLTKENPSSAPSASAARKLDLSGIPESAATGIGNPSPFRMASDSSSSSGFSGGALRSVTLTASEGAGLTKEQVENFLLQQGSALIRAKGYVRSGGQTLLVQHAAGRTEWQPSTYPGQPYLVLIGTGLSEQQLQESWAALTESFE